The Coccinella septempunctata chromosome 9, icCocSept1.1, whole genome shotgun sequence genomic interval ctttgttatttatttatgttttttttttttgagaatacacgcttcagattatattttattcttgattatttttcgaaaacctTTGTTTCCTGCCCGTGTCTGTtccttacattttttttttgaataatttattcgaTTCAGCAAATATTTTGGACCTTCCATTCCCAGACCCGCTGTGAACTATCACTTTTTTACCGTTTTGTCAACCCAGCTAGCTCGACTAGGTATCGATCGCATAGACGTGAAGGTATCGGTGTCCTTTTAGTCACGCAGAGGGGTTTTAGACGATTGTCTGTCGCTGTGCATTCCGCATTATGAAAATAGATTCTTAATTTCGTGCAAGAGAGGAAAGATTCAATTTCTCTCGATGTAACGAAGGTTTTTAATACTTGAGGAGAAGACTACACTGAAATTCCCACATAACTGACGTCTACCGCTTGTGCACTGATAGGAGTAAAATTTTATCCAAGGATTTTCTTTAAATCGCCATAAACGTAGGAATAATTCATGTAACTGCAGTTGTAGACGAGCGATTTAAGGGAGGCTGGTTCACGTCAAGTTATGTGGGAGTTTCAGCATCGTCTTGAGGGCCTTTTTACAACCTTATGCTACGCCGATTGCGGTCTTGCACCTCAGTGTCTCTTCATGTGCAGCGATAGATGGTCAGACCTGCTGAAAGACCTCTGGCACAGGTTACAACTGAAAGGCTTCTGTCCCGTGTGCTTCCGGTAGTGTCTGGTCAACTCGTCCGATCTGGCGAATTTCCATGTGCATCCGTCCCAAGAACATTGGTAGGGTTTttctcctgaaaaaaaaaaggtgaatGGTTACGTCGCCACTAGCTTTGTCAGCTGGAAGTATAGGGGAGATGACTCTACCCTTACACGACCAAACTGTGTGGGCCAGAGACAGAGACTCTATGGTTCTTAACGAAGTCTTGACCAATAGACTTCATCTGTCACCTGTCACTGATGGATTCTATGGCCTATATCTAGCAATGAAGATTACGTCGCCCAGGAAACTGTTCCGAAATAGTGGATTGACGTATTAGACCGCCCGTGATTACCGACGTCGAAAGTACAGGTTAGTGTAACTCGCGGATCGGTATGGGCGTGTCGTGGGGCcatggagaaaaaaaaaaagaacgaCGCTCCCGTACAATTATGAACGGGCCGGACGGTTATCAGAGTGTCAACTAATCTGTATATTATGTTAATGCGCGCGCTAATTGCTCTGTAATTTGGCGGACCGCGCGGATTTTCCACGTCGatgattataattattgttattTCGGCGGTGATCCGCGCTATTGCCGTTTCTGATTCCATCCGGTGCATTGGCGGGTTGCGAAAGAAGGGGCAGAGTGAGAATCTTTAGAATATTCTACTACATACAGTCGAAGAAGGTTCAATTGTTTAGAAGTAGTAGAAAATGGAGATAAATTTCCAGGAATCCCGAGTACCTAACTTGGCAACAACGCATATTCAGTTGGCAGTCTCtgctattttttatttattttctatgTATTTCTCCACCTTCAAATTGGCCGAATAGTGTGAGAATATATATGTGGAAGGACTCTTTCTTATGAGCTATTCAATAAAGTTTGTAGTAAGGGACAGGAGCTTTATAGGCAGAATATAAAGACGATTGCCTTCGGATCGATCTCTCTTTCTACCCTTTTGTATATATTGTATGGAAATGCAAAAAAGCGCCCATACAACTAGAAAAGTTTTATCATCTAGTTAAGGCATCAGCGCACCTTTATTTCTTCTTGTTTCTGCAGTGGAAGTAGATCAAATGAAACACCAATTGCTGCAGCTAGAGTAGTGGATAAAGTAAAGTATCGACATGTCCTAGGCCTAGGTCTCCTACATCTTCTCAATTCAGCAGTGTGAGTGGTTAATAGAGTATCCACCATTCCCACGCATTACAGGATATCCCCTGTGCTTCCTTAATTTCCTCTTGTTGCCACAGTGGCAGCAACTTAAATAAGACTTCCATTGCATAGATACAGCGTCTACCACTCATACTTCAGCAATAGTTCACACTGCAGAAACAAGATCACTAGAATAGGATTCATACCAATAGCAATCCCCCATTATAATTTGAAAACCAGACCATATTGCTCATCTTTGAAAAGATCTAAACGGACTCTACTTCTTTCTTGCAGAATTTCATGGGACAGGTGGACCACAAGGTCGAAGGAACGGAATGATCGAAGggtcttagagcacagtcttgtccCTTCAGAATTTCATGGGACAGGTGGACCACAAGGTCGAAGGGACGGAATGATCGAAGggtcttagagcacagtcttgtcccttcctagggctgggctgctaagggatctcccgGAGGTCATTTCTAACTTCAGCCTTCTATGGTTCAAGTGGTCGAAGAAAAGGAATGATGGAAGggtcttagagcacagtcttgtcccttcttgggctgggctgctaagggatctcccgGAAGTCATTCCCAACTCTAGCCATCGCTGGACCAAGAGCGAGAAAGCAAGATATATATACGTCAATGTGAGTaggcatatttatatttttcaggtcTCGTACAAAAATACGCGTAATTTTCGAcgggatgaatttttttcgtttgatatGTGTTGTGTGGTGAATTGTGTTTCAACAGCAAGATAAGTATTTATCCCAATTTATATGtacatttatatttatattgctTTCACTTTTTGATCTCTTcgttttgatgaaaatattcacgaaatcttttttattttagGTGGTATTTGAATATGATGAGTGATGACCCACCAATGTTCTGAGAAATCTATACCAAAATGGGAATCTGAGGCAAAATGAGATGCAATAGACGAATTGATGATGATATTTCTCACATATCTTAAGAATCCCTCATTGTTATATTGAATTTGCAATGTAAAACCACTGTATAATGGgcatttccatcagtttttggAATCTACTTTGAATCATCCTTTCAGCCCAAAACACTGAAGCTGATTTGGATATTTTCAGTAGATTTCTTTCCGAGATGATAACGGTTCAAAATGGTAGACACTGTGTGACATCGAGAGCAACATTGATTTCGGCATTTTAACTCTTTATTATTCCTTTCTCAGTCTCAATCCTCAACCTCGCCATTCGTAGGCATAACCGTGCAAGTCAACTTGCATCGGAAAGCACGTGTGGTGTAGCTGACAAGCCGGTAGCCCCTGCTTGTTAAAAAGCACACGTATAGCACGCCCATCAGGGTGCGAACACGGCGAGGTACTGAGGTGGCGGAAGAAAGCGATGAAAAACCAACAAACACGATCATTATAGTTAGATGAAATTGTCACAGACTAAGCTCTGAGACGTAAACTTCATGCTCCATCGACGTCACAACAGGTGCGATAATAGGATCATTTGAAATGCACTGAAAACAAGTTTTCAGCGTTGgatgatgaataaattatcaGAAATTCAATCAAGATCATATTTCAAACTGCATGTAAAAAATAACACGATTGAGATTTGTGGAAATGCCCATCTGACATTAGtattaagttaggttaggtacaCAGTAGTAATAGGATTCAATATATTGATGCCAGACTCTTATTTTACTCCTACACTTATAGATAATCCCCCAATTGGTGTTAACTAAGTATAAATTGAGCGGTGTATTGCGTATTTTCAGATTTTCCTAACTTATCTTATCGCGAAGCTTAAAAGTTTCCAGAAATTAGTTATTCTTACCCGTGTGCGTTCTTTTGTGCGCCTTGAGATGGGAACTTTTGGTGTAGACCTTGTGGCAGCCCGCTACGTCGCATCTGTGCACCTTTCTTCTTCTTACCGACGTTTCGGGTGCGTTCCTAGGTACCTCgttgttgttgttattgtttACAATGTTGTTGCCACCCTTCGCGTAGGCCGCGTCTAGCGTTGGCAGTCTAGATATCGTCCTGGAAAATTTAGGTTATGAGAGGTTATGTTCGATTCCATATCAATACATGAAGCACTTTTTGTAACTTACAAGGAAGAGTCTTTTATCCTCTGGAGGGCTAAAAGAGCAGCTGTCGACGCGGCGTCTGTTATGGGTAACCTCAAATCTTGCGTTGTTATCACATTGCACATAGGAATATCTGGAAGAAGAGATGGTATTAATCCTCGGTGGGTGATCTAATTGGTTCTTAGTTCAAGTGTAAAGGTTTATCGTGTTTTTCTATAAGCGGAGGTTCTTTTCGAGCACACCTGGTACAACGAGGAAAGGCGAGGCTAACAGCGGAGCAGAGTGCGGGAGGGGCGAACCCAAGGACGTCTATGCGAAGATGGTACCAGATCTAGTAGTACCGGTACCATATGTGCTCGACTCGGTGCTTTCCCATAGATGAGATGATGATCAGGGAACTTTTGTCGCAGCTAAGGAGGATCGTACGTCTGCAGATTTGCACGCGAAATTCGAAATGTTGCCTTCTGAGTACTCGAAGGTACCCTGAGGTCGATTCAGACGATTCTTAAAGGTCTCTACCTGCTCCGTAAAGCGGAGATCGGAAGACAAAGATTGTTTTTCCATACGAACTAGATTCAGGATTGAAATTAGTGCGATGGCGATAGGAATCCTCCACGTGTATGGAAGCAGTTGTAGTACTTGAAACCAGTTGTTGGGAACGACTGCTGATAATGTCCTATTTGATCAGTATTTGTCATGAGGATTTTATTCGTCAATTCTTTGTATGGTTCTTGAACTGTCTAGGGAGGTATTCACCTTTACAGAGCTGGTTTGAGAACGTCGTTTCAAATGCAACAATTAAATGAGGTGATATCCTGGAAGGAGATTCTTC includes:
- the LOC123320291 gene encoding Krueppel-like factor 7 encodes the protein MVFMDDCALDANKWPGAPRPGVPTSPTAPEAEGPPVQMEPVDLSVKTPVVLQVPKFPPQRLRNPPPSTKIHQPPDIPMCNVITTQDLRLPITDAASTAALLALQRIKDSSLTISRLPTLDAAYAKGGNNIVNNNNNNEVPRNAPETSVRRRKVHRCDVAGCHKVYTKSSHLKAHKRTHTGEKPYQCSWDGCTWKFARSDELTRHYRKHTGQKPFSCNLCQRSFSRSDHLSLHMKRH